Proteins from one Mucilaginibacter jinjuensis genomic window:
- a CDS encoding redoxin domain-containing protein, giving the protein MSLQIGQPAPQFTLFSDEVKAVSLADFKGKKVVIHFFPLAFTGTCTTQLCTMRDSFGYYDGLNAQILGISVDSPFTLAKFKEENNYQFPLLSDFNKEVSAAYGALYQEFAFGLKGVSKRAAFVLDEEQNVIYAEVLENAGDLPDFEAIAEKVK; this is encoded by the coding sequence ATGTCATTACAAATAGGCCAGCCGGCCCCACAGTTTACATTATTCTCTGACGAGGTTAAAGCGGTATCATTGGCCGATTTTAAAGGTAAAAAAGTAGTGATCCACTTTTTTCCTTTAGCTTTTACCGGTACTTGTACTACACAACTTTGCACCATGCGCGATAGCTTTGGCTATTACGATGGCTTAAACGCACAGATATTGGGTATTTCTGTTGATTCGCCTTTTACTTTGGCTAAGTTTAAAGAAGAGAATAACTACCAGTTTCCATTATTATCAGACTTTAATAAAGAAGTATCTGCTGCTTATGGTGCCTTATACCAGGAGTTTGCCTTTGGTTTAAAGGGTGTTTCTAAGCGTGCTGCCTTTGTTTTGGATGAAGAACAGAACGTTATTTATGCAGAAGTACTGGAGAATGCAGGGGACTTGCCTGACTTTGAGGCGATTGCAGAAAAAGTGAAATAA
- a CDS encoding adenylate kinase, translating into MLNLVLFGPPGAGKGTQSQNIIEKFGLIHLSTGDLLRSEIANGTELGREAKKLMDDGLLVPDAVVIGMISNKLDSNKDAKGFIFDGFPRTVAQAEALDNLLESKGSQIDGMIALEVDPEELQHRLLLRGKDSGRPDDANPEVIAKRIKEYNDKTAPVADFYKAQDKFTSINGIGSIEEIFGGICEVVEGY; encoded by the coding sequence ATGCTAAACTTAGTACTGTTTGGTCCTCCCGGAGCCGGGAAGGGTACGCAATCACAAAACATTATCGAAAAATTCGGGCTGATACACCTATCAACCGGTGATTTGCTGCGGAGCGAAATTGCAAATGGTACAGAACTTGGCCGCGAAGCCAAGAAACTGATGGATGATGGTTTGTTAGTGCCCGACGCTGTTGTAATTGGTATGATCAGCAATAAACTGGATAGCAATAAAGATGCTAAAGGGTTTATTTTTGATGGTTTCCCACGCACAGTAGCACAAGCCGAAGCACTGGATAATTTGTTGGAAAGCAAAGGTTCGCAAATAGATGGCATGATTGCCCTTGAAGTTGATCCTGAAGAATTACAACATCGCTTATTACTGAGAGGTAAAGATTCTGGCCGCCCGGATGATGCTAACCCCGAAGTAATTGCCAAACGTATTAAAGAATACAACGATAAAACTGCCCCTGTTGCAGATTTTTACAAAGCACAGGATAAATTTACCAGCATTAATGGCATCGGCTCTATTGAAGAGATATTCGGTGGTATTTGTGAGGTAGTAGAAGGATATTAG
- the obgE gene encoding GTPase ObgE, with protein MSQGSNFVDYVKICCRSGHGGSGSAHLHRDKHTAKGGPDGGDGGRGGHVIVKGNAQLWTMLHLKFRKHVIAGDGESGGSSLKTGKTGRDEILEVPLGTIARDAETGEIIFEITQDGETKILTDGGRGGLGNWHFKSSTNQTPRFAQPGEPGKEIWNVLELKLLADVGLVGFPNAGKSTLLSVVSAAKPEIADYAFTTIVPNLGIVAYRDNKSFVMADIPGIIEGASKGKGLGFRFLRHIERNSVLLFMIPADTNRTLKQEYDILLNELEEYNPELIHKPRVLAITKSDLLDDELLAEMKQELPANIPATFISSIAQKGLLELKDLLWKEINSAV; from the coding sequence ATGTCTCAAGGTTCAAATTTTGTTGATTACGTAAAAATATGCTGTCGCTCTGGTCACGGTGGTTCAGGTTCTGCCCACTTGCACCGCGATAAGCACACAGCAAAAGGCGGCCCTGATGGCGGCGATGGTGGCCGTGGCGGGCACGTTATTGTAAAAGGTAACGCCCAATTATGGACCATGCTGCACCTTAAATTCCGCAAGCACGTAATTGCAGGTGATGGCGAATCGGGAGGCAGTTCGTTAAAAACAGGTAAAACCGGTCGTGACGAAATTTTAGAAGTACCATTGGGAACCATTGCGCGTGATGCCGAAACCGGTGAAATCATCTTCGAAATAACACAGGATGGCGAAACTAAAATATTAACCGATGGTGGCCGTGGCGGTTTAGGTAACTGGCACTTTAAATCATCAACCAATCAAACTCCACGCTTTGCCCAGCCCGGTGAACCGGGTAAAGAGATCTGGAATGTACTGGAGTTGAAATTACTGGCCGATGTAGGTTTGGTAGGTTTCCCTAACGCCGGTAAATCAACCTTACTTTCTGTGGTATCTGCAGCCAAGCCAGAGATTGCTGATTATGCCTTTACTACTATTGTACCTAATTTGGGCATTGTGGCTTATCGCGATAACAAATCATTCGTAATGGCCGATATACCGGGTATTATAGAAGGTGCATCAAAAGGTAAAGGATTGGGCTTCCGTTTCCTGCGTCATATCGAGCGTAACTCGGTATTGTTGTTCATGATCCCTGCGGATACTAACCGTACTCTTAAACAAGAATACGATATCCTACTAAATGAGCTGGAGGAGTATAACCCGGAATTGATCCACAAACCCCGTGTATTGGCTATTACCAAATCTGATCTTTTGGACGATGAACTACTGGCCGAAATGAAACAGGAGCTGCCTGCCAATATTCCGGCTACGTTTATTTCATCAATCGCACAAAAAGGCCTTTTAGAATTAAAAGACCTGCTTTGGAAAGAGATTAACAGCGCAGTTTAA